A single region of the Maniola jurtina chromosome 21, ilManJurt1.1, whole genome shotgun sequence genome encodes:
- the LOC123876091 gene encoding uncharacterized protein LOC123876091: MSFLIVFRTFVRVFLCCFRKMFAKLVLLITFCPKVFANFGWRVFNVFRVDYRKVATDAGVVEGARVITQIGADYSRCGVVLSLRQSLAGQVKHKVDGSWDDSGSTSQSFKKPLPIKCE; the protein is encoded by the exons ATGTCATTTCTAATTGTTTTCCGTACCTTTGTGCGCGTTTTTCTATGTTGTTTCCGTAAAATGTTTGCGAAACTTGTTTTATTGATAACGTTCTGCCCGAAAGTGTTTGCGAATTTCGGGTGGCGGGTGTTCAATGTTTTTCGGGTGGATTATAGAAAGGTTGCGACTGATGCGGGAGTG GTGGAAGGTGCTCGAGTTATAACCCAGATCGGCGCTGATTACAGCAGATGTGGCGTTGTGTTGTCACTACGACAGTCGCTGGCGGGGCAAGTGAAACATAAAGTTGATGG AAGCTGGGATGATTCTGGATCAACAAGCCAAAGTTTTAAAAAGCCCTTGCCTATAAAGTGTGAATAG